Genomic segment of Apium graveolens cultivar Ventura chromosome 7, ASM990537v1, whole genome shotgun sequence:
aaaatttgatGGGCAAATTGTGCTTCATTCTCAACTAGTGAACGGGGAAGGCCTTCACCGTCAGCTATGAAAAAATCCTGTTTAAGAAGGATGGAATATGGTGAGTACTAATTGAATGGTAAACTAGACACAGCAGCGCCATAGGGTTAACCACTAAATTGTAGAAAAAACCATTGTACTAAGGACAGGTACTATTTCTTGCACAGAGAACCCTTACCTTTAATATGTGCAGGTCCTCATCCATCAATTTGACATCTGCATCAGAAAATGCACAAGAGGGGCCCCCATCCAGAAGTACCCAAACATAGCCATCCTATACCAGGACATTACTATATCAATACATCAGAGCTTGGGCCTTAAATGAATAGCCTCGCAAGGAGAAAACATACCAGTGATGCCTTACAAATGCTTGCCACCACAAGATCCctaagtatgtcatccacataacCACATATATTATTGAGGACCTGTGTATTAGCTACAATCATCACTACGGGTTCTAAAACACATTAGGACAAATTATAAACATATAAAAACAGTTACAGGGGAGAGAGGAGATGCAGAGAGAGACTTCGTATCTTACGCTATCAAAGTTCGGAAGGATGGTTTCAAAGCGAGCACTTTCAACACTACCACGATATAATCTAAATAGAAATGAGTCCCTCAAATCCCAGAACACGACTCTTGCTCCTACAAGTTATGAAAAAGTTAAGCTACTTGCAAAGACTATCAAGTAAAAAAATTAGGGGTAAACTATAAAATAATACATCCTATCACCACATTAGTTCTTATCAAGTTAGTAGTAAAAGATGGGTACATAGGCAAGTATAGTAACTCAAAATTTTCACCCTATATTAGTTACAGCTTATAAAATTAGTAGAGGGATGTTCTATAAATGAGAAAACACTCATCTAATTTACAAATTTTTGTTTTGGGTCACTAGTCACTAGAATTTGGGTTTTGCATATGTTTTAGGTGCAACTTTGACTCCATTTATTGCTTCTTTTCATAATTCTCAATATGTCATTTCTGCATGATGCTCCTATCACGGATTTTAATGACAGTACTGAAACTTGCACTAATAATGCACTACGTGACGTTGCAATCAATTTTACTGACTTACCTATGAATTCGCAAGTTCTTCTGATAGCATCAGCTGCTGTATCCCTTAGGCTGTCAAAGGTAGCAACAAATAGCTCATCAACTGATTCACTATACTCGAGTACAGTTTCTGAAGCCTCTGGATGCTCTTCACCTATATAATGTACATCTAACAGTAAGAAATTGTTGACAGAAATGATCGTAATTGTCATTTACTTTAACAGTAGAGGGCGGAAAATTATTAAAGAAATATGATCAGATTTGGAAGAAAAACTTGACATAACAAGAAATCATTATCAGAAATTTCAATCAACACTCAATCCGATCAAGTGTGGTGCGTCAATATCGACTTTTATTCAATCACCACTCAATCCGATCAAATGTGTTGCGTGGATATCGACTTTTATTATATTCTCCATTTAAGAAAACATTGATAGCAGAAGTGATTGAACATGTCAAAATAATGAACTTCTTGACTCTTATACGTATATATGTGACCAACAACTGACTCACTACCTCTATTGTTTTCAGATAGTGTCGCGGATCCCCAAGATTTCCTAATTCCATCCTCCAGTATGCCCATTTGTTTCTGAATATACTGCAGAAATCAACCCAATTACACTAGAATTTTGCTTAAAATATATGACGATTTCCAAATTTCATCTTCTAGTTTACCCATTTGTTATGTAATATACTGCAGAaatcaaccaaatcatttttGCTTAGATTATCTGAGATATAGAGTGACACTTACTTGAAGGGTGTTTAATCTGATACAGAGCTTAGATACTGTCAATTCCGCCAAGTTACTATTGACTTCCTCTTCAAGAAGTACATTCTCAACGACCTTCTTCTTAATGACGGGAAATACTGTCTCCTTATATCGGGTCAATGGAGGAACAGGAGGATACAAATGGTGCTTATCAACTgcattaaaatattatttatttaacaaACATCCAAATTCAAACAAAAACTCTATACACAAAACTTGAAAgcaaatatatgtatatatatatatatatacacatagtGCTTTTAAGAAAGGTTAACATGGAGCTTAAGAATAACAAATGGTACCAGAAATGCTCAGTGTAAAACAATCAGCTTAAAATGAAAAGTAGATCAATTATCAAGTAGCAAGATGTGTACAATGGATACCCCAATAGATATACACAATACCTAAGCGGCTACAAACTTTATGTAAATAGCTATCCAGTGTGTGAAATATGATGGAAAGTAGAGCTTGTAGGTGCGTAATATCCAACGGAAGACTCAGTGCAAACAATTGATCTACTGTCTGAAAAATTAAGAAGAATGTGAGTGTCACAATATCATCAAAGACGCAAAAAGAATAGAAAAGAAGATAAGCTGATTCATCAATATATCAACATTGTCATCACAAAAAGTTCTCACTAACAATGTGATTGATGATTCTATATTAACCATAAATACAATATTGCTTATAAAATATCATTAGCAAATACATGTACCTCCTCTATTATTCTAAACACTTCAACTGCTGAAGATGAGTGTTTTTGCTGATGTGACAGTGGTTCCCACTTCTGTATAAATAGATAATTAGAATCAGGAGATAATTTATACGGTTAAGCACAAAAATATAGGCATAGATTAACAAAGTCGAACTTGTTAGACAATACTTAAGTAATGAACCATACTACCATCATTACTGATAATAAAGGTACTACGTCAAACAAGGAATCAGCATCCATTATGTAGTTTAGACAATTGTAAACTTTAATTACTAAATGTAAAATGAACCTCAAGGTCGAGAGCGCGTCCAGTCCATTCTAAGATTCGTGCATGCTGAGCAATTACCCACTCAAGAATAATAGGCCTAGAAAACTTTCCAAGCTGCAGATGGTAAGATATTAGTTAATTTACTTGCCTCTTGATCAAAAATTGCCCACAGCCACAGATATTCAAACGGAAATTCTAACAGAAAACGTTCGGTAAAAAACAAAATTACCAGTGACCAACAAATTTACTTGACAATAAAGCCTCCAATTTCAAGTAGTTATTCATTCAGAAACTAGACTATCTTCTAATGTGCTTAATTGATTCATAAATTAAAGCGATCAACAGACGGTGATAAGTCTGTAGTAGCAGTCAAAGGAAATTTTACAGTGTGTATTTAATTATTAAGCAGAGCACAATTGGATAGCCCAAGTGGTAAAAGGTTAATCCTTTGTTGTCTCGTGCCACGCGATTTATTAAAGAATGGCTATTTTCTAGCTTTATAAGCTATACTCAAAAAAAATATTAAGCAGAAAAAATTCATTCAATTTTACAAGACAAAGTAAAACCATCAGCAGGAAATACATGGTAGCAGAGTCACATTACCTGATATCGGTCAAGTTCTAAGATGGAAAAGGATTGTGATTCTTTTTCTTTGCATGTTGAAGAAAATAGAAGACTCAAACCACGCTCCAACCTACCAACTGCAGGAAGCACTAATTTAACTTCATCTGAAAGAGAGGACACTTGCTCAAGGAAAGGTTTCTGCAGAGATTGAAATGAAATAGGTTCACATTTGGAAAATATGCACCATACACAGAATTAGGAAACATGCTGCCATCTATGAAGGAAACCAACCAGTCTTTCACCATAAAGTTGGTGCAGTAGTTTGGCTGCTACCATCGCTGATTCTGGATACCAGTGACAGAGGACAGGGGAATAGACATTAAGTTCTTTCTCAGCAATCACTCTTACATCATTTGCAAGCACAGCTAATGCATTACTCCTCTCCATTTGAGATTCAAGAATTATAGTATTTTCTATCTGAGATCATATGTAGAATGTTAAGTATATAACCTCTATTAACAACAATCTATTTTAAATTGAGACTATCAATGACTCACCCGCCTATATGCTGCTTCAACAGATCTCTCAACATACATTTTGACATGTACAGCATCAGGCCCACTCAGAGCATCAGATGTCAACTGAAATATATAAAGTATGTCGACTAAATATATAAAGTATTGAGTGCCTAATTTGTATATAATAAAGGCTATTATAGTTGAATCAACTATCAaatgatttttaattaataatttttttgttgCTAAATTTAGAAATGTTAATTATATTTAACTAAAGTATAACTATATTAACAGGATAAAATTGTTTCCGTGAGCTGTCCTTAATTTATAAGGACTTTCCAGCACTCTGACTCGGTTACAATTCATTCAAGCATATCACTGTGTTATGGAAGACTAAAAAGAAAACCCTAATAATCGTCTAGAAGCTTAGTGTCATAGATTAACCACAGAATAAGCCATCAAGATAATCCAACGAACCAAAAAGCCCTACCTTGTTTTCATCTCTAGAACCATAATTTTTATTTCCAAGCACCAACGCCATGGTCAGCACTTTTGCAAAGAAGCCATGTTCCTGTTAAGAacataattaaaaaaaaaaaattacacatgTACTCTTACAATGAAGCTTTACAGTGAGAGCATCATAAGTCACATCAAACTACTTTCACAAAGTCATAAAAGTTTTTAAAGAAATGCATGTTAGCTTAAAGTACTTTACGTACTTTTCTAGGTGAAACTCTCAAATGAGATCCTGTCTTGAATGTTAGGCAATGCCAATGAAAAAGAGTTCATACTTCATTCAACAGAAAATCTGGAATGAAATCCTCTTGCTACTACAATCTATACTCTGACTTCTAAGGAATACTAGAAATTAGTTTACCCAGATTACAGGCATACTATCTGCAATTTAGCCAAGGATATCCATAATTTTAGTACAAGGGTATTTCCTCTGTGGTGTTCTGTTAGCAGCTAAATTAATGAGGTTGTTGAACACAATGCTAATGTTGATCGAAAAATGCACATTGCCACTTTAAGCTGTTGTCTacattaatttaaaatatttaattagcTAAAAGAAACCTCTTAAAACCTACACAAAGAAAGTGAGAAAAGTAGAACAGTCCCCCACTTAAGAACTTCAATAACCAAGTCAGACCAATGTGTTTAACTATTTGCTTTGCTGAATATAGATATCCCAGAGGACAGGCTGCAATGAGTAGGTTTTAAAAGAAACAGTTGCAAAGGGAAAAAACCTGACTGAAGTGCAGATGATAATCTTGAAGTTTGCTGTCGCACCAATAGCTCATTGACCATAAAATGGCTTGCACCAAGTTCATTTCTGGTTCAGAGTCATCACATTCAGGGTAACAAATTAAGCTGTTTATGTATTCTTCATCTTTTCCTTTACTACTTTCAGTAGATAGAAGTTTTTGCACTTCAATAATTGCATGATCAAGGAGCATTTCCTCTTCAGTCAGAACAAACTTCAATAGCAAACAAGCTATGTTAGAAATACAACGAGGAACTGGATTTTAAATTAATGAACTAGAATTGTTACTATAAATATGAAATTGAAGTCTGTGTGCAGTGTGCTTGACTATCCAAGAGACAGTAGCTAAAAACACTTGTATATTTAGTCTTTAGACATATTCTGAAATCTTTCCAATTTACCCACATTGTTTTTTTCTGATTTTCTTGCAGGAGCATTAAAAAACTTAATGTATTACTGCACGTGAAAACATTTTGGATTTTCTGACCTTTCCATTAATGCGATTTCAATATGTAATAGCACCGAGACAAAATTACATTTTGCAGATAAGCTGTACAGAgcagcttcttttcttttcttttttttccgtTCTCCCTAAATAATATACAGCCTGTCTAAAAGTTTTAACCTGATGGTACTTGGTAGCATTTATGAAAATAAA
This window contains:
- the LOC141671021 gene encoding protein unc-13 homolog isoform X3 — translated: MAFYGLEIYSFEDQKKDKSSGFLAGLKNKRDKKHLQPQPQSPERHEEVINTIRVQMQISEAMDACVRQTSMQFASRKACGQLDIPQISLGLLNGILKSDFLYEKPYMQWKKRQANILEEVLISANHLITDKQVIETLLAKINNSEEWDNLMSTSERTEVLAAIRQVSLLLSSVNGHFGIQGETCYWATSYHFNIRLYEKLLFGIFDILDEGNFIEGADEFMKLCKLTWSTLGITQKVHNALYGWVLFQQFVLTEEEMLLDHAIIEVQKLLSTESSKGKDEEYINSLICYPECDDSEPEMNLVQAILWSMSYWCDSKLQDYHLHFSQEHGFFAKVLTMALVLGNKNYGSRDENKLTSDALSGPDAVHVKMYVERSVEAAYRRIENTIILESQMERSNALAVLANDVRVIAEKELNVYSPVLCHWYPESAMVAAKLLHQLYGERLKPFLEQVSSLSDEVKLVLPAVGRLERGLSLLFSSTCKEKESQSFSILELDRYQLGKFSRPIILEWVIAQHARILEWTGRALDLEKWEPLSHQQKHSSSAVEVFRIIEETVDQLFALSLPLDITHLQALLSIIFHTLDSYLHKVCSRLVDKHHLYPPVPPLTRYKETVFPVIKKKVVENVLLEEEVNSNLAELTVSKLCIRLNTLQYIQKQMGILEDGIRKSWGSATLSENNRGEEHPEASETVLEYSESVDELFVATFDSLRDTAADAIRRTCEFIGARVVFWDLRDSFLFRLYRGSVESARFETILPNFDSVLNNICGYVDDILRDLVVASICKASLDGYVWVLLDGGPSCAFSDADVKLMDEDLHILKDFFIADGEGLPRSLVENEAQFAHQILNLFSLQTESVIQMLMTASELIPTGVESQKHGHRHVVDARTLVRVLCHKKDKEASQFLKLHYHLPASSDYDDESPLKDSGLKPPMMTDFIRTTSLQWSNNGHDSFKSIKKRLQKVTSEIRHSGSSSYS
- the LOC141671021 gene encoding protein unc-13 homolog isoform X1, yielding METTPSLLQRYRRDRRKLLKFILSPSAGYIKELRNSSAGAVSLSSIDFDTLSVDYILHSIHQSNGILNISEATRRFTEEARYPVTMDSELGDTYFLVSDPESAGSPPRRAPPPVDANHPSISDLHQSNPHDSLIAQNIYVPSNEFKNKYAATQQKLKPLNRVLSLGLPALHTGLSDDDLRESAYEILLTCMAFYGLEIYSFEDQKKDKSSGFLAGLKNKRDKKHLQPQPQSPERHEEVINTIRVQMQISEAMDACVRQTSMQFASRKACGQLDIPQISLGLLNGILKSDFLYEKPYMQWKKRQANILEEVLISANHLITDKQVIETLLAKINNSEEWDNLMSTSERTEVLAAIRQVSLLLSSVNGHFGIQGETCYWATSYHFNIRLYEKLLFGIFDILDEGNFIEGADEFMKLCKLTWSTLGITQKVHNALYGWVLFQQFVLTEEEMLLDHAIIEVQKLLSTESSKGKDEEYINSLICYPECDDSEPEMNLVQAILWSMSYWCDSKLQDYHLHFSQEHGFFAKVLTMALVLGNKNYGSRDENKLTSDALSGPDAVHVKMYVERSVEAAYRRIENTIILESQMERSNALAVLANDVRVIAEKELNVYSPVLCHWYPESAMVAAKLLHQLYGERLKPFLEQVSSLSDEVKLVLPAVGRLERGLSLLFSSTCKEKESQSFSILELDRYQLGKFSRPIILEWVIAQHARILEWTGRALDLEKWEPLSHQQKHSSSAVEVFRIIEETVDQLFALSLPLDITHLQALLSIIFHTLDSYLHKVCSRLVDKHHLYPPVPPLTRYKETVFPVIKKKVVENVLLEEEVNSNLAELTVSKLCIRLNTLQYIQKQMGILEDGIRKSWGSATLSENNRGEEHPEASETVLEYSESVDELFVATFDSLRDTAADAIRRTCEFIGARVVFWDLRDSFLFRLYRGSVESARFETILPNFDSVLNNICGYVDDILRDLVVASICKASLDGYVWVLLDGGPSCAFSDADVKLMDEDLHILKDFFIADGEGLPRSLVENEAQFAHQILNLFSLQTESVIQMLMTASELIPTGVESQKHGHRHVVDARTLVRVLCHKKDKEASQFLKLHYHLPASSDYDDESPLKDSGLKPPMMTDFIRTTSLQWSNNGHDSFKSIKKRLQKVTSEIRHSGSSSYS
- the LOC141671021 gene encoding protein unc-13 homolog isoform X2; amino-acid sequence: MALVHSFKFHSLFTTRLEIYSFEDQKKDKSSGFLAGLKNKRDKKHLQPQPQSPERHEEVINTIRVQMQISEAMDACVRQTSMQFASRKACGQLDIPQISLGLLNGILKSDFLYEKPYMQWKKRQANILEEVLISANHLITDKQVIETLLAKINNSEEWDNLMSTSERTEVLAAIRQVSLLLSSVNGHFGIQGETCYWATSYHFNIRLYEKLLFGIFDILDEGNFIEGADEFMKLCKLTWSTLGITQKVHNALYGWVLFQQFVLTEEEMLLDHAIIEVQKLLSTESSKGKDEEYINSLICYPECDDSEPEMNLVQAILWSMSYWCDSKLQDYHLHFSQEHGFFAKVLTMALVLGNKNYGSRDENKLTSDALSGPDAVHVKMYVERSVEAAYRRIENTIILESQMERSNALAVLANDVRVIAEKELNVYSPVLCHWYPESAMVAAKLLHQLYGERLKPFLEQVSSLSDEVKLVLPAVGRLERGLSLLFSSTCKEKESQSFSILELDRYQLGKFSRPIILEWVIAQHARILEWTGRALDLEKWEPLSHQQKHSSSAVEVFRIIEETVDQLFALSLPLDITHLQALLSIIFHTLDSYLHKVCSRLVDKHHLYPPVPPLTRYKETVFPVIKKKVVENVLLEEEVNSNLAELTVSKLCIRLNTLQYIQKQMGILEDGIRKSWGSATLSENNRGEEHPEASETVLEYSESVDELFVATFDSLRDTAADAIRRTCEFIGARVVFWDLRDSFLFRLYRGSVESARFETILPNFDSVLNNICGYVDDILRDLVVASICKASLDGYVWVLLDGGPSCAFSDADVKLMDEDLHILKDFFIADGEGLPRSLVENEAQFAHQILNLFSLQTESVIQMLMTASELIPTGVESQKHGHRHVVDARTLVRVLCHKKDKEASQFLKLHYHLPASSDYDDESPLKDSGLKPPMMTDFIRTTSLQWSNNGHDSFKSIKKRLQKVTSEIRHSGSSSYS